One Lytechinus pictus isolate F3 Inbred chromosome 11, Lp3.0, whole genome shotgun sequence genomic window, GTCACATGACTCGCAATCCTGTGTCTCACTGGTCAGATCAAACATTACATTGAGAAACTCCTCCACATCAGAAGTAAAGTCTTGCAGCTTTAaaaatcagaaagaataatagtattataatagtgataatgaagataatggtgatgaaggtgatggtgttgaagatggtgatgatgatattgacaaTGGTGactacgatgatgatgatggcgatgataatgatgttgatgatgaagatgacgatgaagatgacattgatgatgatattgacgaTGGTAactatgatgatggtgatgatgaagatgaggatgatgatgaagatgatgataataatgattacaacaaaataataattatgtaataatgatgataaaactaTAGAACTATGGTTAATTTTTCTTTACCATTGTCACAGTTCTCAAATACGagtcctgggtcccgtaacacaaaggttagcaattgatcgCTAATTTCAAAGAATAGTTCTGATTGGTTCATAGTCAGTCTATTTAGCAAAATGCACATGCAACAAGGATCTTGATTGGtaatttcatttagcgattaatcgctaacatTTGTGTTACGGCGTCTAGGACTTCGTCAAAGGTTTACAATCAATAACTAATTTCCTATGATCATTTTTCAATGATCGAACACACTTGGATTCATTTAATCCAACTATTTGCTGATGCATTTACCCCTAAAAATGTTGTTGGTAAGGGGCATATTGAATTCACTTACCCACACAGCACTTTCCTGGAGCACCACTAATGCAAACTGGTGTCTTGGGTTAATGCTACTCTTAGTTCTTATAAAGATACTCAATGCTCTTTTCACCAACTCTATGGGTAGGTGTTTAGTCctgtaaaaaaagaaggaattatGTTACATTCTGTCTGCTGACTTCAGGTTTATAATCACCTGGAAATTAATTGACAAACAGTAAATAATGAGCAATTTTCTCCCTCATCATGGCCAGAATCACCCCTAAAATTTATCATATTTGGGGGAAACAATCTCTCCTATAAACAGTATTAAAGAACATTTTAGAAAATCAACATTTACATTTACCACATCATAGCTTCTTGTGAAAAAGTAGCCCTTGAAATGAAAGAATTTGCCCCCATTCAAATATTGCCCTAggaaataattcatatttccttGCCTGCTATACTAACAGCTGGCCAAATTTTCCAAATCTTCCAAATTTAAACACCCGTGTCTAAACTACTAAGTCCCAGGAGTTCGAGGTTTGGTAATTTTCCACTTTTCACAAGCTTGCAGTTTACGATACCTTGAAAGGAGAACCTCAATATTAACACAAAGTGTATCTGATTAAAAGATGGAATTTCACAATGCTTTAAGTAACAGAGGTGTATCTGATTAAAAGATGGAATTTCACAATGCTTTTAAGTGACAGGGGTGTATCTGATTAAAAGATGGAATTTCACAATGCTTTAAGTGACAGGGGTGTATCTGATTATAAGATGGAATCTCACAATGCTTTAAGTGACAGGGGTGTATCTGATTATAAGATGGAATTTCACAATGCTTTACGTGACAGGGGTGTATCTGATTATAAGATGGAATCTCACAATGCTTTTAAGTGACAGGTGTGTATCTGATTATAAGATGGAATTTCACAATGCTTTACGTGACAGGGGTGTATCTGATTATAAGATGGAATTTCACAATGCTTTAAGTGACAGGGGTGTATCTGATCATAAGATGGAATTTCACAATGCTTTAAGTGACAGGGGTGTATCTGATTATAAGATGGAATTTCACAATGCTTTACGTGACAGGACCCTGAATGACTCACCCATCTCTTTGCAGGAAAGGTACTCTATTCACCTCACTGGCCAGGTCTAAGCAGATAATctatgacaaaaatgaaaaatatatacagtacaaggtgctacataagcacttgcccgagtgcccagggcaagtaaaagttagagtcgggcaagcgttttgaagtaaagaccaaaactacttgcccgaattgggcaagcaatattctcacagtagaatgaccaaaattaaggtcgatatgatatgatatcgaccctaattttggtcatggcaggtaGATCAGtacatgtcaaaagagagaaaaaggttaatggtttataaaaccgcaaaattttcttttgaagaggtaaaacttcaaggattttttcaggcaagtgaaatagatttttgggcaagtatattccaactatttgaaaatttacttgcccgactgggcaagtgcttctaaaaagttatgtagcaccatttttcaattaaatcacATTCTTGAAAGATTTCTTAACGAGTCCTTTCAGTTCCTTTCTCCTGCATACAAATCTGATATTGTTTATCATTACAATGTGctcagaaaataaatatttgctaCAAGATGACCATATATTGTGGAACTGATTTGCCTCTGAATATTTGATCCTGAgctctacatgtataaataagGTTAGCGGCCCATTGAAAGCTATTTACACCAACAGCAAAGTTCAAAAACTCACTACCATCCCTGCTAGTTACTTACAATTTTCTCTGGACAATTGACCGATGGTAACCTAGGTCGTTTGACAATATTGATACCACCATCTTCATCGGTGATCCCTGCCTCTGTCTCTGATGGGCCTCTGGATCTGAATTCAGTCTGGCTAGTTGTTCTCTTGGGTGGGGCTGGTCCAGTCTGGCCTTCATCGTTATCTGGTTGCAGGCCGCTGCTACTGGCTTGATCGACCCTAGAAAAAGAATGCGGACAAGCTTGAACAGAGAGTAACGGCACTACTGGGTGGTTCCTGTACAAAGGAATCAGTATCAATAGGTTAATGTCGCATTTACAGGTAAACTCAGATACCGGTAAGCTGACCTTCCACGAAACGATCTTCACCCAATTTGAGGTGATTTTTTcagacctgggtcccgtaacacaaaggttagcaattaataatacgcttgattttcacgatgaattgtacattgtagtcaatgcaatcaatcatagaaaaatgttctacgatcattgctaagctttgtgttgcGGGCCTAAATTGCTTTGACTTAGGTGATTATTTGACTGATGGAAGGTCGACTTAGGCAGAGTTACCTGTATGTTGTTGATAATATCTACTTAGTCAAATTTCTTCCAAGTCAAACAGAGTTCTGTGGTCCAAAAAGATTCAATTAAGGCAAATTTACTTTTTAGCACATCATTATGATTTTGCTTAGTATAGCACTACTTGAACCAGGGAGCTAAGACTTAATTGGATAACCTGCAGATCTTTCCTCCAAGTAGGCTGTAAGTGTATTGGGGTAAATACACTAATACACAAGCACCAATGATaattgaaggaaagaaatactTACACAACCTCAGATCCGTTATCTGGTTTATGTCCCTCTCTACTACCAGGATCGCTGCATTCTGTATTCCCATCGTAAACAGCAACATTTTCTTCAGGTACAGCTGGAATTTCCTCTCCTTCTTTGTCCATTTCAAGTTTGTTTCAGCTCAAACTTGATACTAgattacaaaagaaattatagcaccatataattatgataaaaaagaaaaagactgAGGGGACTTTGATTCGACATACCGTCCGGGAATACAAAAATCTGCTTGCCATGCCAAACATTACAAGTGATCATAATGGGTTGTGAATTTTTATATTGtctttaattaaaaaagttttGAGTGATCAATAGACCTTGTGTGTATGTGCTGATATTCGATTTTAGAGATATTCTTAAGCTCTTTTCAGTCTTCAGAAGATTGTGCCTGGAATAAATGTACAACAAACTATAACTATTAACACACATTAAAACCTCCAATTATTCCATTGGCAAGCAAtctgaacaaaaatataaaaaaactaaaaagtttaaattcttccccaaaaaaaaattaaatcatatttaaaCCTGGAGTGAAACAAGAAAGCATGTTGAGTCAAATCAGTGAAGGAAACTGCTCATCTCCACAACCAACTAGAATATCAACATATAACATATTAACCAAATAATGAGATGACCCAGACAACTGGTATTTGTGAACCCAAGATCAACAGTAAACAGTTACAGCTTCTACTCCCCCAGAGctgccatttggttataaatatCCTTGGCCCAACAGAAAATAGAGCAACACAGACTTAGCATACAGGAACTCGGTCAAAGATCACAACCTGTCATGGCATTCCTAACTTATGAAATGGGAGAGATTTGTCATTGGAGCCCAGTGTCAATGCCACCAatcaataagaaaataatgatttgtttCTTTAACAGGTGAATCtagacattttcattttaagcaCATGTAGGCATATCAGTGATCTATCATTTGtctgtttttctctctctctttctgtctcatTTTACATTGctctttcccctttcttcttTGAATTTTGATTCCCTCTTTACATTCATTCTTAATTCCTAGTTCTCTGTCTCATCATAATAGCTCCATTTATGTTTCTCACGGTTGACTTGATTCCTTTCTTTTATCCTTCATTCCCTCTTCCTTCTtacttttattttccctttccccctttcttttccaaatttttttctttcaaacagTCCAACACCTCTTACGAACCTTTGCAAATTATGTCTTTAAATAGTTCATGTTTGGACTGtattaaaattaaatgttttttttctcaccaAACAATAAGTTTTTACCCAAGAAGATGTCCACTCAATGCCTCAGAAAGGTCCCTCTCCATATCCAGCCATAGGACAGCTGTATATTCATATATCTGGTGTTGAAAAGCAACTCTTACAGCTAAACCCTTCAAAGGCAAGTGGGCCTGATGAGATTCCACCAAGACTGCTCAAGCTTGTGGCTCATGAAATTGCACCACCATTAGCCTTCCTCTTTCAACAAAGTTATGATAATGGTGTGGTTCCATCCCAACGGAGACAAGCTTTTGTAACGTCGATCCATAAGTCAGGGGACAAAAGTGACCCATCCAACTACAGGCCAATTTCCTTGACTTGTATCTCCTGCAAAATCATGGAACATATCGTTCTGAGTCACATCTCAAAGCACATTGCAGTAAATAACATTCTTGCCGATGCACAACACGGTTTTCGACAAGGGTTATCAACTGTAACACAACTTACCTCGGTGGTCCATGAGTGGTCTCAAACACTTCAAAGTCGTAGTCAGTCTGATGCTGTATTTCTGGATTTCCAGAAAGCCTTCGACAGAGTACCGCATGAGcgtctttccatcaaactacaATATTATGGCATTTCTGGGGATTCTCTCAACTGGATCCGTGCTTTTTTTATTGGAAGGTCACAGTCAGCCGTTGTTGATGGGAGTCAATCATCATGGAAGGAGGTCTCATCAGGAGTACCGCAGGGTTCAGTTATCGGCCCTACT contains:
- the LOC129271186 gene encoding BRISC and BRCA1-A complex member 1-like, with translation MDKEGEEIPAVPEENVAVYDGNTECSDPGSREGHKPDNGSEVVVDQASSSGLQPDNDEGQTGPAPPKRTTSQTEFRSRGPSETEAGITDEDGGINIVKRPRLPSVNCPEKIIICLDLASEVNRVPFLQRDGTKHLPIELVKRALSIFIRTKSSINPRHQFALVVLQESAVWLQDFTSDVEEFLNVMFDLTSETQDCESCDLTSLFETIANKVDLPVIDDIEVLPPPYVIRTLFFYGRSALIPEFISGREAQVALSNSPYFFFDVFYLHESPSEENYCKDIYDVFLDLDKNNTSYIHEVGRMIPHLYNKMASLVAHPLQRPEQVFASYSLEIEQ